A genomic stretch from bacterium includes:
- a CDS encoding SWIB/MDM2 domain-containing protein, with product MKKATAKKAPKKKATAKKATKKKVAKKKVTAKKATKKKVVKKKATAKKATKKKVVKKKVAKKATAKKPAKKKVAKKKATAKKATAKKPAKKKVVKKVKPKVKRKPNPAFMAPMAPDAVLGAVVGDRPMPRTEITKKLWDYIKKNNLQDKVNRRMINTDPRLKALFGKNVVSMFEMNKLLQAHMKKA from the coding sequence ATGAAGAAAGCTACCGCCAAGAAGGCCCCCAAGAAGAAGGCCACGGCGAAGAAGGCGACCAAGAAGAAAGTCGCCAAGAAGAAAGTGACCGCCAAGAAGGCGACCAAGAAGAAAGTCGTCAAGAAGAAAGCCACCGCCAAGAAGGCGACCAAGAAGAAAGTCGTCAAGAAGAAAGTCGCCAAGAAGGCCACGGCCAAGAAGCCGGCCAAGAAGAAAGTCGCCAAGAAGAAAGCCACCGCCAAGAAGGCTACAGCCAAGAAGCCGGCTAAGAAGAAAGTCGTCAAGAAGGTGAAGCCGAAAGTGAAGCGGAAACCCAATCCCGCCTTCATGGCCCCCATGGCCCCCGATGCCGTGCTGGGTGCGGTCGTCGGCGATCGTCCCATGCCGCGTACGGAAATTACCAAGAAGCTGTGGGACTACATCAAGAAGAACAACCTGCAGGACAAGGTCAACCGCCGCATGATCAACACCGATCCCCGGCTCAAGGCCCTGTTCGGCAAGAACGTCGTCAGCATGTTCGAGATGAACAAGCTCCTCCAGGCCCACATGAAGAAGGCCTAA
- a CDS encoding radical SAM protein codes for MLLAMQKGILYGPVNSRRYGKSLGVNLMPARDKLCPFNCVYCHYGVTRRCTLDMDLHVAEMPKLTNVVAAVEEAMLSPTHFDLVTFSGNGEPTMYPDFAPLVREIKRLRDELRPEAKIALLSNSAGAIWDDIQEVIPLIDLPIMKLDAGTPETFKAINRPTRGIELDDIMFSLSLLKDIRIQTVLVDGNPSNSSPSDLRAWMGRIAQLRPVEVHLYSIDRPVPNQSISLVPPDRLQEIAAQTTRDTGVKVKAFFAR; via the coding sequence ATGCTCCTGGCGATGCAGAAGGGGATACTCTATGGTCCCGTGAACTCGCGGCGGTACGGGAAATCGCTGGGGGTTAACCTGATGCCTGCGCGGGACAAGCTGTGTCCGTTCAACTGCGTGTATTGCCATTACGGGGTGACGCGACGCTGCACCCTCGATATGGATCTCCACGTAGCTGAGATGCCCAAGCTCACAAACGTAGTGGCGGCGGTCGAGGAAGCGATGCTCTCGCCCACGCACTTCGATCTGGTGACGTTTTCCGGCAACGGCGAGCCGACGATGTATCCCGATTTCGCCCCGCTCGTGCGCGAGATCAAGCGGCTGCGCGATGAACTCCGGCCCGAGGCCAAGATCGCGCTGCTCTCGAATTCGGCGGGAGCGATCTGGGATGATATTCAGGAGGTGATTCCGCTGATTGACCTGCCCATCATGAAGCTCGACGCGGGCACGCCCGAGACGTTCAAGGCCATCAATCGTCCCACGCGGGGGATTGAACTGGACGACATCATGTTTTCGCTGAGTCTTTTAAAGGACATCCGCATTCAGACGGTCCTCGTGGACGGCAATCCTTCCAACTCGTCGCCCAGCGATCTGCGGGCGTGGATGGGGCGGATCGCGCAGCTCCGGCCGGTGGAGGTCCACCTGTACTCCATTGACCGGCCCGTCCCCAATCAGAGCATCTCGCTCGTCCCGCCCGACCGCCTGCAGGAGATCGCCGCCCAAACGACGCGGGACACGGGAGTGAAGGTGAAGGCTTTTTTTGCGAGATAG
- a CDS encoding homocysteine S-methyltransferase family protein: MSKTEQTRRPLILDGALGTELERRGFVARLPLWSAWALIEAPDLVKRIHCDYVRAGAEILTAATFRTTRYTLAKETLTSWAEELTHLAIRLAREAIGESESPPGSATPRVAGCIAPLEDCYEPERAPSDEILRREHTGTAGLLREAGADLILVETQNTAREAVIATEAALATGLPVWVSLMPRSGTGLFGGGLLVEAARAVHRMGAEVVLVNCAPPAIIAAAFRTLREALPEARLGAYPNFAHVGGAPWEFTASSTPGQFVEWTRPILNQAAVLGGCCGSTPEHIAALSQALQSQS, encoded by the coding sequence ATGAGTAAAACCGAACAAACCCGGCGGCCTTTGATCTTGGATGGGGCCTTGGGGACCGAGCTCGAGCGGCGCGGTTTCGTGGCCCGGCTGCCCCTGTGGTCAGCCTGGGCGCTCATCGAAGCTCCCGATCTGGTCAAGCGCATTCACTGTGACTATGTCCGCGCGGGAGCCGAGATCCTCACCGCCGCCACCTTCCGCACCACCCGCTACACGCTGGCCAAGGAAACCCTGACCAGTTGGGCCGAGGAATTGACGCATCTGGCCATCCGGCTGGCGCGTGAAGCAATCGGCGAAAGCGAGTCTCCGCCCGGCAGCGCAACTCCCCGAGTGGCGGGCTGTATCGCGCCGCTGGAAGACTGCTACGAGCCGGAACGCGCGCCGTCGGACGAGATTCTCCGCCGCGAGCACACCGGCACGGCCGGGCTGCTGCGCGAAGCGGGGGCGGACTTGATTCTGGTGGAGACGCAGAACACTGCCCGCGAAGCCGTCATTGCCACGGAAGCTGCGTTGGCCACCGGATTGCCCGTGTGGGTGTCGTTGATGCCCCGCAGCGGCACGGGACTCTTCGGCGGAGGCTTGCTGGTCGAGGCCGCGCGAGCCGTGCACCGGATGGGCGCGGAAGTGGTTCTGGTGAACTGCGCTCCTCCCGCGATTATCGCCGCCGCCTTCCGCACGCTGCGGGAGGCGTTGCCCGAGGCCCGGCTGGGAGCCTATCCCAATTTCGCCCACGTCGGCGGCGCACCCTGGGAGTTCACGGCGTCGTCTACTCCCGGCCAATTCGTCGAATGGACTCGCCCGATTCTGAATCAGGCGGCGGTTCTCGGCGGTTGCTGCGGCTCAACGCCGGAACATATCGCGGCCCTAAGTCAGGCACTTCAATCGCAATCCTGA